In Candidatus Brocadia sp., the following proteins share a genomic window:
- a CDS encoding flavodoxin family protein — translation MKKVIGIFGSPRPQGNSDILLDQAMKGAETSNAGVEKIIVRDLQIAPCNSCGGCFEKGVCVIGDDMQKIYSQLVAADAIVVATPIYFMGVSAQLKALIDRCQAFWARKYILNLPIREDGRFARGFFIATAARDAGEGLFTGAVKTIKSFFHVLDTKYAGDILCAGLEEKGSVNKRQDLLQQAFDAGRQLLKL, via the coding sequence ATGAAAAAAGTGATTGGCATCTTTGGCAGCCCGCGTCCCCAGGGTAACTCCGACATATTGCTCGATCAAGCCATGAAAGGCGCCGAGACAAGTAATGCCGGCGTGGAAAAGATCATCGTACGTGATTTACAGATTGCCCCCTGTAATTCTTGCGGTGGCTGTTTTGAAAAAGGGGTGTGTGTTATCGGTGACGATATGCAAAAAATTTATTCCCAGCTCGTGGCTGCAGACGCTATTGTTGTTGCCACCCCCATCTACTTTATGGGTGTAAGTGCGCAGCTGAAGGCGCTTATTGACCGTTGTCAGGCTTTTTGGGCCCGGAAATATATTTTAAACTTACCAATCAGGGAAGATGGAAGGTTTGCAAGGGGGTTTTTTATCGCAACTGCAGCACGCGATGCCGGGGAAGGGTTGTTTACCGGTGCTGTAAAAACAATAAAGTCTTTTTTCCATGTATTAGATACGAAATACGCTGGCGACATTTTGTGTGCCGGATTGGAAGAGAAAGGCTCTGTAAATAAGAGGCAGGATCTCTTACAACAGGCATTTGATGCGGGGAGACAGTTGCTGAAACTGTGA
- a CDS encoding SDR family oxidoreductase, which yields MRTVITGGAGFIGSHLCDYLIEKGHEVLCIDNLLTGKAENIVHLMGNSQFRFIKHNVSDYMYVDGHVDNVLHFASPASPFDYLEFPIQTLKVGSLGTLNSLGLAKAKKARFLLASTSEVYGDPQIHPQREDYWGHVNPVGPRGVYDEAKRFAEAMTMAYHRYHHVDTRIVRIFNTYGPRMRIKDGRALPNFMCQAIRGEDITVFGNGLQTRSFCFVSDLIEGIYRLLLSKEHDPVNIGNPEEITIHQLAKEILALTGSKSKIIFKPLPVDDPKIRQPDISRAKNVLGWEPKIVREEGLRKTLGYFKDALASLEKNL from the coding sequence ATGAGAACGGTAATTACGGGTGGTGCCGGGTTTATCGGTTCACACCTGTGTGATTATCTGATCGAGAAGGGGCATGAGGTTCTATGCATTGACAACCTGTTGACGGGAAAGGCAGAGAATATAGTCCACTTGATGGGAAACAGCCAATTCCGCTTTATAAAGCACAATGTAAGCGATTACATGTATGTGGATGGACACGTTGATAATGTGCTGCACTTTGCTTCGCCGGCCAGTCCCTTTGACTACCTGGAATTCCCTATACAAACCTTAAAGGTTGGTTCCCTGGGTACCTTAAACAGCCTGGGGTTGGCCAAGGCAAAGAAGGCAAGATTCCTTTTGGCATCCACCTCAGAGGTGTACGGAGACCCTCAAATCCATCCTCAACGGGAAGATTATTGGGGTCATGTGAATCCTGTTGGCCCGAGAGGGGTTTATGACGAGGCAAAACGATTTGCGGAAGCAATGACTATGGCATATCATCGATACCATCATGTGGATACCAGAATCGTGAGAATATTCAATACTTACGGACCCAGAATGCGAATAAAAGACGGCCGTGCACTCCCGAATTTTATGTGCCAGGCAATCAGGGGTGAGGATATTACCGTGTTCGGGAACGGTTTGCAGACGAGGAGTTTCTGCTTCGTTTCCGATCTCATTGAAGGTATCTATCGGTTGCTTCTTTCAAAGGAGCATGATCCTGTAAATATCGGTAATCCTGAGGAGATAACTATTCACCAGCTGGCAAAGGAGATACTAGCCCTCACCGGAAGCAAAAGCAAGATTATATTCAAACCCCTTCCGGTTGATGACCCAAAGATTCGGCAACCCGACATCTCCAGGGCAAAGAATGTTTTAGGCTGGGAACCAAAGATTGTTCGTGAAGAAGGTCTGCGTAAAACGCTTGGATATTTTAAAGATGCGTTAGCTTCCCTCGAAAAAAATCTATGA
- a CDS encoding aminotransferase class I/II-fold pyridoxal phosphate-dependent enzyme — protein sequence MNKKRIYLSSPHMGVKEFEFVKEAFETNWIAPVGPHVDMFEKEFCEITGSRFAAAVSSGSAAIHLALILLGIQPGDEVICSTLTFAASANPITYQGATPIFIDSESGAWNMDCNCLEDAIRDRIRKGKRPKAVIVVHLYGQSADIDPIMNLCNQYEIPLIEDAAESLGAYYKGRHTGTFGKFGIFSFNGNKIITCSSGGMLVSDNEGLIRKAKFLATQARDHAPHYQHSHIGYNYRLSNVLAGIGRGQLRVLSERVQARRDNFDFYQKELGGLPGIQFMPEAGFGKSNRWLTCLTIDPSKCGSTREDMRLALESENIESRPVWKPLHLQPVFQNFPYYGSGVAEELFDKGLCLPSGSNLSREDLHRVVKIFLRVYQANLLQNKN from the coding sequence ATGAATAAAAAACGCATTTACCTTTCTTCTCCCCATATGGGAGTCAAAGAATTTGAATTTGTAAAAGAGGCATTTGAAACAAATTGGATTGCCCCCGTTGGCCCCCATGTAGATATGTTTGAAAAGGAATTTTGCGAAATTACGGGCTCCCGATTTGCCGCAGCAGTCAGTTCCGGAAGCGCCGCCATTCACTTGGCATTAATTTTATTGGGAATTCAGCCTGGCGATGAAGTTATCTGTTCTACACTTACGTTTGCAGCCAGCGCGAATCCGATTACCTACCAGGGGGCAACCCCGATATTCATAGACAGCGAATCCGGCGCCTGGAATATGGACTGCAACTGCCTTGAAGATGCCATTCGGGATAGGATCAGGAAGGGGAAAAGGCCAAAGGCGGTAATTGTTGTCCATCTGTATGGACAGAGCGCAGATATTGACCCTATAATGAATCTTTGCAATCAATATGAGATTCCTCTCATTGAAGATGCGGCAGAGTCTCTTGGAGCTTACTACAAAGGGAGGCACACAGGAACTTTTGGTAAATTCGGGATATTTTCTTTCAATGGCAACAAAATCATTACCTGTTCTTCCGGCGGGATGCTGGTCTCCGATAACGAGGGCTTGATCCGGAAGGCAAAGTTCCTGGCAACACAGGCAAGGGACCATGCCCCCCATTACCAGCATTCCCATATTGGTTATAATTACCGGCTGAGCAATGTGCTTGCAGGAATAGGCCGGGGACAGCTCCGTGTTTTGTCAGAGCGGGTGCAGGCACGCAGGGACAACTTTGACTTTTATCAAAAAGAATTAGGAGGTTTGCCCGGTATTCAGTTTATGCCGGAGGCAGGGTTTGGCAAAAGTAATCGATGGTTAACATGTCTGACCATTGATCCTTCAAAATGTGGTTCCACAAGGGAGGATATGCGATTGGCCCTGGAATCTGAAAACATTGAGTCCAGGCCGGTATGGAAGCCACTCCATCTGCAGCCGGTTTTTCAGAATTTCCCCTATTATGGTTCCGGTGTGGCTGAAGAATTATTCGATAAGGGACTTTGCCTGCCGTCCGGTTCAAATCTCAGCAGGGAAGACCTTCATCGGGTGGTAAAAATCTTTCTGCGAGTGTACCAGGCAAATCTTCTTCAGAATAAAAATTAG
- a CDS encoding sugar transferase, which produces MRIFDFIVSLIGIIILSPLFIVTALLIKLTSPGPIIYSQKRVGRNGCLFRLYKFRSMVVNADRIGTSVTTGHDPRITKVGRVLRKTKLDELPQLWNVLKGDMSFVGPRPDVPEIVSNYTGAMKRILEVRPGITSNASLHLRNEEDLLSLARKPDKAYEEIFVPAKVGLAMEHVNRKSFLFDFGILLKTVWVLTVGRVLSAKVSTKEHHVVREIKQAIERMK; this is translated from the coding sequence ATGAGGATTTTTGATTTTATTGTATCTTTGATCGGTATTATAATACTTTCGCCACTTTTTATAGTTACAGCATTGCTCATTAAACTGACTTCTCCTGGCCCCATCATCTATTCACAGAAAAGGGTTGGGCGTAACGGATGTTTATTCAGGCTATATAAATTTCGCTCTATGGTGGTCAATGCCGATCGCATCGGCACCTCGGTGACTACAGGCCATGACCCTCGAATTACAAAGGTCGGCAGGGTTTTACGGAAGACGAAACTGGATGAATTACCGCAACTCTGGAACGTACTGAAAGGGGATATGAGTTTTGTTGGGCCCCGCCCCGATGTCCCGGAGATAGTAAGCAATTATACCGGCGCAATGAAAAGGATATTGGAAGTCCGTCCCGGCATCACAAGCAATGCATCATTACACCTGAGAAATGAGGAGGATCTGCTCTCCCTTGCCAGAAAACCTGATAAGGCATACGAAGAAATTTTCGTTCCCGCAAAGGTCGGACTTGCGATGGAACACGTGAACAGGAAGTCCTTTCTTTTTGATTTCGGTATTCTGCTCAAAACAGTATGGGTTCTTACTGTCGGAAGGGTATTATCAGCAAAAGTATCAACAAAAGAACACCATGTAGTAAGAGAAATAAAGCAGGCAATAGAAAGGATGAAATAG
- a CDS encoding type II toxin-antitoxin system VapC family toxin, whose product MKALLDTHAFLWWIIDSPLIPLPVRNIISDGNNELFLSAASCWEIAIKAKIGRIKLPNKPQIFVSEQMALNTIQGLPIQISHALHVFSLPHHHRDPFDRMIIAQAQLEKLPIVTSDSFIAQYRVKTIWEEKC is encoded by the coding sequence ATGAAGGCTTTGTTAGATACCCATGCATTTCTCTGGTGGATTATTGATAGTCCCCTCATACCACTTCCGGTTAGAAATATTATCAGCGACGGTAATAATGAATTATTTTTAAGTGCCGCAAGCTGCTGGGAAATAGCGATTAAGGCAAAAATTGGCAGGATAAAGTTACCGAATAAACCTCAGATTTTTGTGTCAGAACAAATGGCGTTAAATACAATACAAGGGTTGCCAATACAGATAAGCCATGCCCTTCATGTTTTTAGTCTTCCACACCACCATAGAGATCCTTTTGACCGCATGATTATTGCCCAGGCACAGTTGGAAAAATTACCTATTGTAACTTCCGATTCTTTCATTGCACAATACAGGGTTAAAACTATTTGGGAAGAAAAATGTTGA
- a CDS encoding type II toxin-antitoxin system Phd/YefM family antitoxin, producing MIKVNIHEAKTHFSQLLNRVGSGEEVIIAKAGKPIARIVPVKKEAKKRKPGSAKGRVVLEDNFFEPLPESVLSEFEQ from the coding sequence ATGATTAAAGTAAATATACATGAGGCAAAAACCCATTTTTCTCAACTTTTAAATCGTGTTGGAAGCGGTGAAGAGGTTATTATTGCAAAAGCAGGAAAACCTATAGCTCGCATTGTTCCTGTAAAAAAAGAGGCTAAAAAGCGCAAACCAGGAAGCGCTAAGGGACGCGTAGTTTTGGAAGATAATTTTTTTGAGCCTTTACCTGAGAGTGTATTGAGTGAATTTGAGCAATGA
- a CDS encoding DUF4292 domain-containing protein: MMAFSVNTDMIYRQLEHRTASPEARLIAARKLQDHGDEIRLRIDPIILYSTWERDYPELIEKIFCYIKPTRITIGEYCPLQGSFFKKFARLLCIFRLLKSILDIGMKTYRIFGFLLFVILSSGCATYKTAALQRPIWEDTSAILKNIQGETKNLSLQQIRDTLISNSSKLTTFRANVEMTLTMPDAKGPIRCTGLLLYQSPKSLRAIGSKFATTLFDMSSDGNQFLLHIPLENTVYTGTSNTFHRIETLGINIFPADMASLFNYREILEGKKPTLETWPAYWLIHMLEVDKEDVNLKGNLLIDRVNAEVFRCELFNSDGSVRLQAVFTDYITLNSCRIPQRIDVRWPAHNTTLSITFSNITVNGALDPKLFTLSVPKGAQIITLD, from the coding sequence ATGATGGCATTTAGCGTCAATACCGATATGATTTATCGACAGCTTGAGCATCGTACTGCATCTCCAGAGGCACGATTGATTGCCGCAAGGAAATTACAGGACCATGGCGATGAAATACGTTTAAGAATAGACCCCATTATATTATATTCAACATGGGAAAGAGATTATCCTGAACTTATTGAAAAAATATTTTGTTATATTAAACCCACGCGAATTACTATAGGTGAATATTGCCCATTGCAGGGGAGTTTTTTTAAAAAATTCGCACGCCTTTTGTGTATATTTCGGCTTTTAAAATCTATCTTGGATATAGGGATGAAGACATACAGAATTTTTGGTTTCCTTTTGTTTGTAATTTTGTCATCTGGTTGCGCGACCTATAAGACAGCGGCCTTGCAAAGGCCAATTTGGGAAGATACCTCGGCTATCTTGAAGAATATCCAGGGGGAGACCAAAAATCTCTCTTTACAACAAATACGGGATACCTTGATTTCCAACAGTTCCAAACTTACCACCTTTCGTGCAAATGTAGAGATGACTCTTACTATGCCAGACGCCAAAGGCCCCATTCGCTGTACCGGATTGCTATTATACCAGAGTCCAAAGAGTTTGAGGGCGATAGGTTCTAAGTTTGCCACAACGTTATTTGATATGTCTTCGGATGGTAATCAATTCTTATTACATATCCCCCTGGAAAATACGGTTTATACAGGCACATCCAATACCTTTCACAGGATTGAGACGCTTGGTATCAATATTTTCCCGGCGGATATGGCGAGCCTGTTCAATTACAGGGAAATCCTTGAAGGGAAAAAACCCACGCTGGAAACCTGGCCTGCCTATTGGCTTATTCATATGCTCGAAGTGGACAAGGAAGATGTAAATCTGAAAGGAAACCTGTTGATTGACAGGGTCAATGCAGAGGTTTTTCGATGTGAATTATTCAATTCAGACGGTTCTGTCCGGTTACAAGCGGTATTTACCGATTATATAACTCTCAATAGCTGCAGGATACCTCAAAGGATTGACGTTCGCTGGCCAGCGCATAATACTACCCTCAGTATCACTTTTTCAAATATCACGGTGAACGGCGCACTTGACCCAAAACTATTTACCCTCTCTGTACCTAAGGGAGCGCAAATAATTACCCTGGACTAA
- a CDS encoding diaminopimelate epimerase, translated as MKFTKMHGIGNDYVYINCFEEVVKEPEKLASIISDRHFGVGSDGLILILPSKVADCKMRIFNADGSEAQMCGNGIRCVAKYVYDHKISQKNPLTVETLAGTKTIQVFTENGKVSKAKVNMGKPKLMRSEIPMLGKETQVIDEVLTIDKDVSFRITCISMGNPHCVVFVESFDKFDIQKYGPEIERHRVFPERTNVHFVQVHNSKEITMKTWERGSGITMACGTGASAVCVAGVLNKKTEHMILAHLPGGDLELEWAGDGNVYMTGTATEVFTSEWRLHE; from the coding sequence ATGAAATTTACAAAAATGCACGGTATTGGTAACGACTATGTTTATATAAACTGTTTTGAAGAAGTGGTTAAAGAACCTGAAAAACTGGCCTCCATCATAAGTGATAGGCATTTTGGTGTGGGATCCGACGGGCTTATCCTTATCTTGCCATCAAAGGTGGCGGATTGCAAGATGCGTATCTTTAATGCCGACGGCAGCGAGGCTCAGATGTGCGGGAACGGTATCCGCTGTGTTGCAAAGTACGTGTATGACCACAAAATCAGCCAGAAGAATCCGCTCACCGTAGAGACCCTTGCAGGTACCAAGACGATTCAGGTTTTCACAGAAAACGGGAAAGTATCAAAGGCTAAAGTCAATATGGGCAAACCAAAACTCATGCGATCAGAAATCCCCATGCTCGGCAAAGAAACCCAGGTGATCGATGAAGTCCTGACGATTGATAAAGATGTATCATTCCGGATTACTTGCATTTCCATGGGAAATCCCCATTGCGTTGTCTTTGTGGAAAGTTTTGATAAATTCGATATACAAAAATATGGTCCGGAAATTGAGCGTCATCGGGTATTCCCAGAACGGACAAATGTCCACTTTGTCCAGGTCCATAACTCCAAAGAGATCACCATGAAGACATGGGAACGCGGTTCGGGAATAACGATGGCCTGCGGGACAGGTGCCTCGGCGGTATGTGTTGCGGGTGTCCTCAACAAAAAGACCGAACACATGATCCTTGCCCATCTCCCGGGCGGAGACCTGGAACTGGAATGGGCAGGAGATGGCAATGTTTACATGACAGGAACGGCGACGGAGGTATTTACCAGCGAGTGGAGATTACATGAATAA
- a CDS encoding glycosyltransferase family 2 protein, producing the protein MPKISVIIPNYNGRRFLEACLSSLKKQTYTDFEIILVDDASTDESLSFVKTYYPDTRIIALKKNVGFASAVNEGIRQARGQYIALLNNDTETDKNWLIELNQALDNHKDAGFCSSLMINYNNRNLVDCAGISFSSWGRAYKRGEGEAIDYYQQPSFIFGASGGAAIYRKELFEKVGLFDEDFWAFFEDVDLSFRAQLAGFRCLYVPTAIVYHIGTASHSRKSLKLRYTGYRNKQWVIFKNYPAYYLFKYYFKYGLSEIKTVLTDLKDGFFLSPFIANWLIYKDIPKLFRKRMEVQRSRTVSIQYLDSIIDKSHDKLNKRSVTITKKNF; encoded by the coding sequence ATGCCAAAAATATCCGTCATTATTCCTAACTATAATGGCAGGCGATTCCTGGAAGCCTGCCTGTCTTCTCTCAAGAAACAGACCTATACCGATTTTGAAATAATACTCGTGGACGATGCGTCTACTGATGAATCCCTGTCCTTTGTTAAAACCTATTATCCCGATACAAGAATCATCGCGCTGAAAAAGAACGTTGGCTTTGCATCAGCCGTAAATGAAGGCATCCGACAGGCAAGAGGACAATACATCGCCCTCCTCAACAACGACACGGAGACAGATAAAAATTGGCTCATAGAATTGAATCAGGCGCTGGACAATCATAAAGACGCCGGCTTTTGCTCCTCCCTCATGATTAATTACAACAACCGAAATCTTGTGGATTGTGCGGGGATTAGTTTTTCATCCTGGGGCAGGGCTTATAAGAGGGGCGAAGGAGAGGCTATTGATTACTACCAACAACCGTCATTCATCTTTGGCGCCTCGGGAGGCGCTGCCATCTATCGCAAGGAATTGTTTGAAAAGGTCGGACTCTTTGACGAAGACTTTTGGGCATTTTTTGAGGACGTCGACCTGAGCTTTCGGGCGCAACTGGCAGGTTTTCGGTGCCTCTATGTCCCAACGGCCATTGTTTATCACATCGGGACGGCCAGCCATAGCAGGAAGAGTTTAAAGCTTCGTTATACCGGTTACCGCAACAAACAATGGGTGATATTCAAGAATTATCCGGCATATTACCTGTTCAAATATTATTTCAAATACGGTCTCAGCGAAATCAAGACCGTCCTGACAGACCTTAAAGACGGCTTTTTTTTATCCCCCTTTATTGCCAATTGGCTTATTTACAAGGATATTCCAAAGCTATTCAGGAAACGAATGGAAGTCCAGAGATCAAGGACGGTGAGTATTCAGTATCTGGATAGTATTATTGATAAGTCTCATGATAAACTAAATAAAAGAAGTGTTACAATCACAAAGAAGAATTTTTAA
- a CDS encoding YgiT-type zinc finger protein produces the protein MKVCHFCGNKNFKTTQVQYTYKHYDNFLVVNDVPCEQCEFCGEQYFKGSVLKQIEKEFISIYSHGKKVKKELIIPVEQYSEIQSSND, from the coding sequence ATGAAAGTTTGTCATTTTTGCGGAAATAAGAATTTCAAAACTACTCAGGTTCAATATACTTATAAACATTATGATAATTTCCTTGTAGTTAATGATGTTCCATGTGAACAATGTGAATTTTGTGGAGAACAGTATTTTAAAGGAAGTGTATTAAAACAAATTGAAAAAGAATTTATTTCTATTTACTCACATGGGAAAAAGGTAAAAAAAGAATTAATTATTCCTGTAGAACAATACAGTGAAATTCAATCATCTAACGATTAA
- a CDS encoding glycine--tRNA ligase subunit beta, translating to MTDLLFEIGTEEIPASYITPALNQMEVLFTERAKKYRLETQSLYCTGTPRRLTLFVKGLPQRQESVTEEIQGPAASIAFDKAGNPTKAGLGFARSQGVDIQNLQIKKTPKGEYCFAIKRIEGQETLHILPEILPEIIKNISFPKSMKWKGNKLFFARPIRSLFALFGDKVVPVEINGIKADKFVSGHPFLSGRKIEISMADWDLYKQLLRQEKVVVDMTERREILKTKIKQLMAPYGTTIDDEELLDEVTNLVEYPNAIECGFDEEFLDIPANVIETAMKEHQRYFPIKKRDGKLINKFIAALNRDESNAGTAIQGNERVLRARLSDARFFWKEDRKVPLENRVEDLKNLAFLEKLGNYRDRTDRIVKLSEYISHRLIAFHQLSIEADAFVKRAALLCKADLLTQMVGEFPSLQGIMGREYAEWDGEEPSVALAIAEHYMPRFATDNIPTSKVGAVVGLADKFDTISSCFALGLTPTGSQDPYSLRRHAYGIVRIIEEHGFTLELREVLCRSLSLLPMFSAKEIHGEHKVVHDKLVSAIKEFFRDRLFQINIERGHRYDLVNAVLNADVGFDDIYDFFQRLKALSKVSKEEWWPDLVTVVERTFNIGKKANSSGSVDARLFTEAEEHTLWEIFKGNETAIRKQVDEKRYEEASHTYYEVFAKPVHIFFDKVFVNVEDEAVRNNRLLLIKSINGLYSEKIAELSQMNMSGEKS from the coding sequence ATGACTGACCTGCTTTTTGAAATCGGTACGGAAGAGATTCCCGCCAGTTATATTACTCCTGCGCTCAATCAGATGGAAGTATTGTTTACAGAACGCGCAAAAAAATACCGCTTGGAGACACAGTCTCTTTATTGCACGGGTACGCCCAGAAGATTAACATTATTTGTGAAGGGTCTGCCGCAGAGGCAGGAAAGTGTTACGGAAGAAATCCAGGGACCTGCCGCATCAATCGCCTTTGATAAGGCTGGAAATCCCACAAAGGCTGGTTTGGGTTTTGCCAGGTCTCAGGGGGTCGATATACAGAACCTTCAAATAAAAAAGACACCCAAAGGGGAATATTGTTTTGCAATCAAGAGGATAGAGGGGCAAGAGACTTTACATATCTTGCCGGAAATTTTACCAGAAATTATCAAGAACATCTCATTTCCCAAATCCATGAAATGGAAAGGGAATAAATTATTTTTTGCCCGCCCCATACGTTCGCTTTTTGCACTCTTTGGGGATAAGGTTGTTCCTGTGGAGATCAATGGGATTAAGGCAGACAAATTTGTCTCCGGGCATCCTTTCCTATCCGGTAGAAAAATCGAAATTTCCATGGCCGATTGGGACTTATACAAGCAATTACTTAGGCAGGAAAAGGTCGTAGTTGATATGACTGAGCGTCGTGAGATACTAAAGACAAAGATAAAACAGCTCATGGCACCTTACGGTACAACCATTGACGACGAAGAGTTGCTGGATGAAGTAACCAACCTGGTGGAGTACCCCAACGCCATTGAATGCGGATTTGATGAAGAATTCCTGGACATCCCTGCCAATGTCATAGAAACGGCCATGAAGGAGCATCAGAGATATTTCCCTATCAAAAAGAGAGACGGTAAGCTTATCAATAAATTTATTGCGGCACTTAACCGTGACGAAAGTAATGCCGGTACCGCTATTCAGGGTAACGAACGTGTATTGAGGGCGCGACTTTCTGACGCCAGATTTTTCTGGAAAGAGGACAGGAAAGTTCCACTGGAAAACCGGGTGGAAGATTTAAAGAACCTTGCGTTCCTTGAAAAGTTGGGGAATTATCGTGACAGAACAGACAGGATTGTCAAACTCTCCGAATATATATCACACCGATTAATTGCTTTTCATCAGTTATCGATTGAAGCTGATGCATTCGTGAAACGTGCTGCACTCTTGTGTAAGGCAGACCTTCTTACCCAGATGGTAGGTGAATTTCCATCGTTACAGGGAATTATGGGAAGGGAATATGCCGAATGGGATGGTGAAGAACCATCAGTTGCGTTAGCAATTGCCGAACATTATATGCCTCGCTTTGCCACCGATAATATTCCCACATCAAAGGTTGGGGCCGTTGTGGGTTTGGCCGACAAGTTTGATACGATATCCAGTTGTTTTGCCCTGGGATTAACCCCGACCGGTTCACAGGACCCTTACTCCCTGCGGCGACATGCCTACGGTATTGTCCGTATCATAGAAGAGCATGGATTTACGTTAGAACTCAGGGAAGTTCTTTGCCGGTCTTTATCCCTGCTTCCAATGTTTTCAGCAAAAGAAATACACGGTGAACACAAGGTAGTACACGATAAGTTAGTGTCTGCCATAAAGGAATTTTTCAGGGACAGGTTATTTCAGATAAATATAGAAAGAGGACATCGTTACGACCTGGTGAACGCCGTCTTGAATGCAGATGTCGGATTTGATGATATCTATGATTTTTTTCAAAGGTTAAAGGCATTATCCAAAGTTTCAAAAGAAGAATGGTGGCCGGATCTGGTTACCGTTGTCGAAAGGACCTTTAACATCGGCAAAAAGGCGAATAGCAGCGGGTCGGTAGATGCACGTCTCTTTACCGAAGCCGAGGAACATACATTATGGGAGATTTTTAAAGGAAATGAGACAGCCATTCGGAAGCAGGTAGATGAAAAAAGATACGAAGAAGCCTCCCATACGTACTATGAGGTCTTTGCCAAACCCGTTCATATTTTCTTTGACAAGGTATTTGTGAACGTTGAAGATGAAGCCGTTCGGAACAACAGGTTGTTGCTTATCAAGTCGATTAACGGATTATATTCCGAAAAGATAGCTGAACTTTCTCAGATGAACATGTCTGGCGAGAAGTCTTAG